The DNA sequence TTATAGCCCCCCGTACTGAACTCCACTCCACTTGGTGATTGCACGTCCTGGAACATTCTTGAACTGGGATGTTGCCAGCAGCAAGTGCTTAACTTTGGGGTTCGACAACACGCGTTGCATATGTGATCGGAGATATCCCATCAAAATATAGATATTCACTGATATGATGATACGACTTAAATGGTTTGAAAGGTGTATATAAATTAGAGGTATATGCAAACAGACTGCAAGCCTACAGAGTTGTAAAGGCGAACCCCGATGAAACACTCAGTGGGGTGCGATGGGCATGCATGAATTGGGGAtggtgaaaaataaacattgcggGCAGAAACAGACGCAAGATGGGCCTGCAAAACTTTTAAGGCGGGACAAAGAGGGTCTCATGGGCCAATCCCTGGACCTGAAGCCGCTGGTTCATTCAAAAgacggtaaatggactgcatttatttagCGCTTTTTTTTAACCAGGGGCCAacaaaagcgctttacaatattatCAACGTTCACccgttcacgcacacattcacggcGTCGTCAGCTCATCGGGAGATTtaagggtgaggcgtctcgctcggGTACACCTCGccacccagctaggaggagccggggatcgaactagcaacctcgcGGTTACCGGCCAAACCGCTCGACTCCTACTCCTCACTAGCTACATGCCGCCcaggatgggtgtgtgtgtgaacaggccATGctctcagtgggggggggggggggggggcactcacCCCAGCCGAAGCgacccctctccttctccaccacccgGATCTTCTTGGGCTGCTGCGTGTTCGCGTTGAGCTCCCGCTCGGCCAGTTTGGACTGGAACGACCTCTTGACCTTGGCCAAGGGCGGCCCGTCCTCCGCCTCCACTCCCGCCTCCACCGGCGATGGGTCAGTCTCCGTGGTAACCACGTGGCCGAGATCCTGGGAGGGGTTTAGGACTCCCgggacgggggcgggggtgcTGGTagtgctggtgggggtgggggtggtgctggtggtggtggtggtggcggggagCAGGACGGAGGACTCCCCCTTGGAGTCCGGGGGGTCCGGCCCCTCTCCtactcgccccctctctccgtccaaTGGCAAGGAGAGCGACCCAGGACGCGAGTGGAAGACAGAGTTCTCTAGCGCCATTatgacgtgtgtgtatgtaagtgtatgtgtgtgtgggtgtgtgtgtgcttgagcgtggcagttgctctgtgtgtgtgtgtgtgtgtgtaggtgcgtaggtccgtgcgtgtatgtgcgtgtgtgtgtgtggctctctctctctgtatatgtatgttcttttgtgtgtgtgttcaagtgtaTAATTGTGTTATTAATGGTCCTCTTTTATGGCCGGAGCTGTCCGTCGGCCACTGCTTGCACCATTTGTTTCCCTAGAAAGCGAGCCCTGGAAGATAAGAAAGGGGGCGGAGACACAGGGTCATTTGACATTGTTGCCATTGATTAAGTGCTGCTGCTGTCATGTCGATTCCCCCGCCTCATCGGTTAATGCCATGACATGTGGTTCTTTCGGAGGACTCTCGCTCATGCGGCACTTACCGCGAGCTCCATAGCTCAAAGAGACTGCCGCATGCTGACTTGTCCTTCTGGAAATGAACTACTACACCTACGTACGTCTGTGCAAATTCAGCACTTCTATGAGCCCATCGACGAACCATGCATGCGTAAGGGAGTGAGTAAACGAACGATAAAGAGTAAAAATGACTGTTAGAAGAGATGAGGACTAAACCATTCGTTGGGTCCCCTGGCAGAGAGGTAGTGAGGAAAACATATGCTGAATAAGAATAGTACTTTGAGTACTTTTATCTTGAGtactattataatattatagtaCTATTATAGTACTAGATATAATACTATTACAATAGTACTAAATATAGTACTATTGTAATAGtattatatatagtatatagtgcTTCCAGTGTTGCATGTTTGATTAAGAGCAGTAGGTCAGGCAGTCTAATTTAAGTGCGTGTgcgaaagagtgtgtgtgtgtgtgtgtgtgtgtgtgtgtgtgtgtgtgtgtgtgtgtgtgtgtgtgtgtgtgtgtgtgtgtgtgtgtgtgtgtgtgtgtgtgtgtgtgtgtgtgtgtgtgtgtgtgtgtgtgtgtgtgtgtaagcgagTAATCCAGCGCGTTATTTACATATTGTTTAAttgttttgatttgtgttttaatTTGCTCATGAGGTTTGTCTCTGCTTATATAATCCTCAGGGGGTCTGAAATAGACTGATAAAGCCACTGGCCACTCCAATTGAGTTGCCTTTGAAGATATAAGGCCATTGATAAGCAATGGGAGGCGTTCTGGGGAAACTGGTATCGACGATCAGCATGACGCATTATTACGCATGATAGatgtataaaaataaacacGTAAAGTCACCTTGTATGTCAGACAACCCAGTACATTAACAAGCACGTTattgtacatacacacacacacgcacacacacatgcacgaatacagacacacgcttacacaatcacacacgcaaacacacgcacgcacacacacgcacgcgcgcattATTAGCAAGGTACCCAAAGGCCTGAATAGCTTACCTGTTCAGCAGCGAAACACCATGCAGAGGAGAGCCTATCGTTCAACAACGGACGATGTGAGGTGAGAGCGAACAGGAATGGCCACTTTCCCGTCAATGACATCCATGTCTTCTGTTTACCAGCGCTCTGTTCGGGTGGGCGAGCGCTGCAGCATCACGGTTCAGCCCCCCCTGTCCGCTTCTCCAGGAAACAAAGGCAATCGCACAAGCGACCgctctgtttttttgttttttaaaatcCGGGAAATCCCCAAatgagtaaataaataaatattgaaaagGTAGAAAAAGAGCAGGCTGATTAATAATGGCAGGCTCAGTGGGCTACAACCTGTGCCCGGCTCCAAATGTGATAAATGGTGGTCACGCGATAACCGTGGAGAGCATCGTTCCCCTCATCTGAGACGAGAACCTCGCCGGCAGCTGCGCAGGTACGAAGGACTGGGGGATGCTGTCACAGACCCAGCCCCTAGGAATATTACTGCCGTCACGTTTATGGGAGTTTATCTACATTTCGTCAGTATAATATTTGTTCATtcattaataagttacttattgTTGACAATTTGGAATAGTAATGTTTTTGCCTATACATGTGTGTTTCATATTTGTATGGGTGATCAGTTACCCCAGTCGTTTTTCCATATTTCTAAAAACAAACCCACAATTTCAATGTGCTTTAATCTCTGAGAGAAGTCCTAATACATGGCCTATACCTGATCAACCCAGTCGAAACTGCACTGtttcataatcacgattattaaaCGATAGTTTAATTGCACTCCGGCCGCTAGGCGGCAGTCTAACCATTTCTCCCCACACTTTGTCCCACCAATCAAAACATTCGCTACGGTTCGTCTTCCTCTTTCAAGATGTCCGTGTACGGTCCAGCGGTGAAAATTCACCCTGTTGTTCTTGCTTCCATCGGCGACTCTTACGAGCGTCGAAATGAGGGGGCTAGCCGTGTCATCGGAACATTATTAGGTAAACGTTAAAATTGTTTAAAGAACGGGCTTCTGGCAGACCGGGAACGGTGGTAATAAGTGATGGGCAGCTAGCAGGCATTAGCTCACTTGCTAACGCATGTTCTCCCGTTTCAGTGCAGTACATCTGGACGGCCAGTTAGCAGATCCGAGCTAACAATACCTAGTAACAGCTGTTTAACGTTATTTGTTAAATGCGAAACAAGTCTGCCGTCAAACCAACACTTCTAGAGCTACTCTTTTGTATAGCTTAGTGGGATTTAGGGGTCAATCGTGTGGCTGTATCCACCTGCAATTGTGTAACCAGTTAGCCGGTAGGGCGAGTTGAGCCATACTAATAGATGCTATCGCCACTGTCCTCTCAGGCACCATCGAGAAGCACTCTGTGGAGGTGACCAACTGCTTCTCTGTCCCCCACAATGAGTCGGAGGATGAGGTACGTTATTGCTAAATGATTAGTAACTGTATTGTGGttttacatcagaatgcattatGGGAGTTAATTTTGGCGATACTCCGCCGAATAACGTTAGGAGTACTCATGAGTTGTAATACTTTAAAATAGGAATAAGGTTAAACCTAAATATACCGGCACTAGGCAAACGAATTGTCAGTTTGTTTTGCCACGTCTTGCATGAGAAACGCTGTTATCAAACAGTCTTCCCatatgaaaaaatatttcacGATTAATGACTAGACAATCTTGCAACATAATAATTAGCATTGCTATACTTCGAAAATGGCAGTGGTCTTTCTAACTTTTATTGCCAGATAACTAAGAGGGGAGGCGCGTCAATCACCTTATCAGTGGGCGTTAAGTTGCTTAATGTTTTTATGAATGTAATTTGGAAACCGCCATGCCAATTCTCTTAACTACAGGTTGCTGTGGACATGGAGTTCGCCAAGAACATGTACGAGCTCCACAAGAGGGTGTCGCCCAGCGAGGTCATCATTGGATGGTGAGAAAAAGGCTTTGTCTGCAAAACTTTAAAGGAGTAAAAATACATTGTGTTATCCCTGTTTTTTAACGTAAACTATAATTCCGgcgaaaattgaacccagggtcctTTTGGCATGAAAACCCATAAAATAAACCCTCCAGACAGGGCTTTCTGACAGGGCGTTGATAATCGAGTATAGGGTTTGCCCAAAGTGGCCCGGAGCAATGCAACAGCCTAAATGGCTTAGGCACAGACTCAAAGTctgtttttttgttaataaaCTCCCGGTATGCTAACTAAGTTGTGGATGATTgattatgtgtagggaccctaatcATTCTACTGCATCCCATAAAACTGTGACCTATTTTGAACAGGTACGCCACCGGGTTTGACATCACGGAGCACTCGGTGCTGATCCATGAGTACTACAGCCGAGAGGCCACCAACCCAATCCACCTCACCGTGGACACCGCCCTGCAGAGCGGCAAGATGAACATCCGCGCCTACGTCAGGTACGTCCCTCTCACTGTGAAGTGGTCGCCATTTGTTTTTAGATGTTCAATGAATGCATCTGAAGGGACTGTTTGTTTTCCGAAATGTTGAAATTGATCATTTAAATATATAGCCTTATTTTGTCTATATTGCGTTAATGTAACCAGACCATGACTAATTCATAGAGCTTGTAAAACGatgtattttctattatttattttactgctcTTTCAACCCCAgctgtattttatatatttcacaTCTCATTTAATTCTAACCCCATATTTGAACAGTTTCTCTTTTCTGTAAGTGCTTCTGTATCACCTGGAGTTCCCTCATGGGATTAATGAGGCATCTTCTTATCGTTGTTTTGGTACAGCGCTCAGATGGGCGTGCCAGGCAAGACGGTCGGCGTGATGTTCACCCCACTGAGTGTGAAATACATCTACTACGACACCGAGAGGATAGGCGGTAAGAACGCCAAACACCAATGCCTCTTTTCCACTAAAGCTGCTTTAAAATAAAGTATACTTGGACCACCAGGCGTGCGACACATGCATTAACTTAGACAGAAGTCTACTCAGGTTATCGGACGATAATGACATTGTAGGCTAGGCGGGGTTGTCATGCGCTAGTGCTGTGTGTTCCAGTTGACCTCCTGCAGAGGACTCGCGTGACTCCCAGCCGCACCAAGGGCCTGACCTCGGACCTGTCGCAGGTGGGCGGCTCGGCCTCCAGGGTGCAGGACATGCTCGCCACCGTTCTCACCTACATTGAGGATGTGCTGGTAAGTACCTTCGAACAGGGAACAAAAGAGTGTCACCGAGAACGAGAAGATGTGGTGTGACGCAAATCACTGTGAAGGGCTTTGTACATTTTTTGTAGGTTCAGAGCCACCGCAGTCAGCATAACATCAGGTCAATCGAATTACATAGAAGGGAGTAGTATGGGGAGTGCCTCTTAACAATACTATGCACGATGCATAAGCCTCTCCACCTTGGTATCTGCAAAAAGGCATCGACACCTTTACTTTGCatttccttttgtttgtttattgatgTGCTCCTAtgtagggatgtcccgatccagCTTTTTGCACttccgatccgataccgatattgtagCTTTTAGCATCGGCCGATACCGGCCGATCCAAGCATGTATTAAAGATTAaagatatttacttattttgttgtaCTACTCATGTTGAAAAGGGTTTTACTCTTAAGAACAACTAGCCAACTTAATTAGGTTAGTTTGAATAATCCACAATAGTTGGTAATGAGAAGCTGACCTGTTTATTCagggttaaataaacacaaaatagacaaaataataaatagtcaaattaccacacacacactgaattggcatcagtgctctgttcttgaacaacaagagtgtaaacaatataacattatatataaaagcaacacacacaaaacctgagtagaaaatagtcaaattaccacacacacagtgtgcgctAGGTGTGCTGAACAACGCGGACCGGATTTGGGGGGAAAAGCTGAACTTTTTTGCCACAAGGTCTAGGAAAGGTACATTTGCAGCAATGCCATGCTGAACGCATAGCCATAGCAAAAACTAGGGTAGCTAATAATaaacctttcccccccccccttcagttCAGTAACATTTCCAGCAGACCCGGCCCGGGACAGGCCAATCACAACATTTAGTCTAATTTGGGGCGGGTTTGATATGATGACTTCAGAGAGGAGCGCCCTTTCGGACCGCCTTCGAGGCATTTTAATCAACAACAAAGTTGGGTGCTTTTGATGTGTCGCATGTTACCATGGTCTGATTGGCCGTAGGTCTATCAAATTGTGTCTAGAGGCATTTTGGTCGGTGACCTTTGGAAATAGAAATGACACATTCGCTAATTAGTCTGGGGATGTCAGGCTCCTATTACTCAGCTCTTTAAAACCCATCAGTATTTATCTTGTCAATAAGCTGTTAAAGTGTATTAGTAAAGCGGTATCAATGTAACATAAATGCTAGATATGTTCACAAACACTCATGAATCTAGTTGGCCTGACCTAGCTATGTACAAGCACAATGGAGTAAGAAGTAAAACAATGGTTCATTCACAAAACAAACGGTTCATTCACAAAACGAtaaccaatcagaatcctcgTTGTGCCGGTGGCTGAGTCGAGTTGTTGATATGCTTCCTCAGTCTGGCAAGGCGACAGCAGACAACAGCGTGGGCCGCTTCCTGATGGACCTGATCAACAAGGTGCCCACCATCTCGGCAGAGGACTTTGAGACCATGCTGAACTCCAACATCAACGTGAGTGTTGGCGTGTTTTCACCTGTGCCAATATTTATAGTATCTAGCTTTCTATTTCCCACACTGCGATGTGTTAAGCCGCATGTGAGTGCAGGAAGAAGTGGCAGTGAAATCAAGCAGTGCTTGAGGTCAGGCAACTTACTCAAACGTAACatgtttatttcattttttccaaTATTAGTATTGAGTAAACGCTGCAATAACTGACCGGTTTTGTACATCTATTATGAGGTTGTAGGCCAGTATAGTACATCTCATGCTTTCGTTACTGTTGCCCACAGTGAGATGGTTCTACAGTCTTTATGAGTCTAAAAGGAcagccacactgaacgcgttacgcggGTAGAAATATTTTTCGCgcgacgcttagccgcgatagccaatcagcgttgagcttgaaccgacgtcactggcagagagacggaaGACAGGCGCTCCGCAGCAGATATGGAGCGCCTGTACTTGGTGTCCTGACGGGAGATCCTGGCACCAACCCGGGCTAGCAGGTCATCGAACATGGCCCCAGTCAACCCAAAATACACCTGGAATCGGCCGTCATCCAGGcggagttcctggaggaggGTGGTTGAACTCCCCCAGCTGTGAGCGCCTACGGAGgatgcacccaaacacgacagcgtttgggtttcctactctCCTCGAACTCCCACAACAAATACAGTAAACATGGCTGGtgatctcagccatgtttgtggagcaaaagaaaagtTGCTGGGGAAAATACGCTTTaggcgggctcatctagctgcgtaggcgcgtgcaaccatttttgtgacacacaatgaccGTAACGcattcagtgtggccgtaccttaagagTTAAACCCGTCTGTGCTTTCTGTGTTTCAGGACCTGTTGATGGTGACCTATTTGTCCAACCTCACCCAAGCTCAAATCGCCCTGAATGAGAAGCTGGTGCTTCTGTAAAAGTTGGaagaataactttttttttttggaatggTTAATAATTTAAATTTTGTATACTTTTTCGTGATGAGGTAAATAAAGATATTAAACATCCACGTATGTATGACATTGTTCCGTTTGTTTATAATGTGAAGTACATGCAGTCGACTTTGGTTGTTTGACTGCTAGGATGAATGTTAATCTTAAATAGACTAACTTCGAACAGAATGAATAGTTTCATGTAATTTGAACAGTGATATTCTGCTTTATTGACATTTGAACTTGATGATGCTGAAATAATTGACGCAAGTGTAAACTGTGAAATTAAGATTTTATTAAGAGtagataaatattatatatatatatatatatatctgaaatAATTTAATCAAGTTTAAAGCCCTTGACAGAGGCAGTATCCCACCTCAGACATTTAATGCAAAAGCAAGACAGACGAGTCAGTATAGTTAGTACATCGATCGATAAATCAAAGTTATCCTGCAGCATGTCGACTCGGAATTCGTCGCAAGTCTGTGATCATGGTTTGGGGTCCGAAGGGCTGTTCTGTTTTTTCCCGGGCCTCACCAACTTATCAAGGGCAACATAACCCTGGAGAGCACAGTCGTACACGGAGTCCCCTGTGGACTTCCCGATCGCCACCGCTTGTTCCGGGTAGTAGAGGGTCGAACCAATGGCAATCAGGCCGGCAGGGTAGATTACCCTTTTTATTCTAGATCCTCTTGCAAGAAAAAATCCCACCACACCGGCGAAACCAATGATTCCAGCTCGGGGGTAGAAACCATCCGGTGGCTGTCTTAAATAAGCACAGACCTCGTTTCCAAAGCGGGTGACCCGCTGAACTTTGGGTCTTATGTTTCCATAGACGTCTTGACACCATGCCGAGTAAGGCTCCAGGGACGTCCTTATGCCGGCGATACCGCTCTCCAATTTGCCTGCCTCCGTCTCCACATAGTTGAACGTTTCTTTTGGGGTAGTGTACAGAGATAGGGCATCTCTGTCTACCACTATGGGGACTGGTTTGTTGTCCTCTGTGGTAGCGAACACGGCGGGCAGCATTTGAGTTGTAGTAGTGGTGCCTGTCACCTTGAGCCTGATCCGAGCGGTGTAGTCCCCGGGTCCTTGCGTTCCTCCAAGTACGGTGAGTGGGCAAGTACAAAAGGCACTAAGTGATTATATCGCTAGTTTAAGAAATACCTTCAAACGTATATGAATAATTAAATAGGAGTGTACAGAGCGAAACAAactaatgaattaaaaaaacaatagttTCTTTGAGGATCTTTTTATTAAATGAGGCAGTGACGTACATTTGGTTTCCATGGCAGCCAGGAAACTTGCGTCTCCTTGGTAACGGCAAGGAGCAACACAATCATTATTGGGgttgcttattttttttttaccagcgTGGTCGTTTAGTATTTTAAGAAGTCTGTTTGCGGTGGGAATGGAGTTACAGGGATTATCATCATTTGAGAGTATGCAGGCTCTTTCTAGCATGCTGTCGACTCAACAGGGTGACGAAGAAGAGGATCCCAAAGTAAGCCACAGAGCAAGCGTGCTAAACCTTTCCTGCCTAAGCGCAAACAGCAAACACTGGTGAACATTAAAGCTTTTTTGGCATAatccaaaataataacaaaccatAACTGCTTATTACAGAATGTGAGAGGTGGTGCACATATTGGACCGGGAGACATTGGTCCCCCACCCAAAACCAGCACTGAGCCACACGGTAATTTCTGATGTTCGAGAAAAAATGGAAATGTGTtactatttgtttatttgtgctTTACATTGTCCTTTAGGTTATGTATTTTGTTATTTCATTAAGAAACATTTTAGTTATCTACTCCCCTGATATAGGTGAATATAACTCTTGTAGGGATCAAACAAAGATATATAGACAAACAAAATATAGACGATTTAtaatttcacaaaaaaaaaattgcatacGTTTCTCCAAACCGACAGGGTCCAGTGCTTACATAAAGAAGGACAGTAAAGATAtatggagtgaggaggaggtagCTGAGGGCTCCCACTATGATGACTTGGCAGATCCACGACCACAGCCAGAGTAAGACAACCTGGCCACATTGGAATATACTTTAAAGACATGCTACTGAAAATGATCTCACACGCTCTAATATAATACGACCAACTGTCTCATTGATTATTAAAGATTTGCAAATTGTAATCAAATTTATGCTAAATAAACATGCATCACAACATATGACAGCCTCCGAAATATACAAGACCTTTGAAATGTACACAATATTCTATGGTCATCTAGACATGAGTCAGTCACACGAGACAAAACTATGTTTATCATAATGTGGTTGCGTGGGTTAAGCTTTGGTTTCTATCATCTTACTGTAACTTTGTGTGTtgcgctgtgcgtgtgtgtgtgtttgtatgaat is a window from the Gadus chalcogrammus isolate NIFS_2021 chromosome 8, NIFS_Gcha_1.0, whole genome shotgun sequence genome containing:
- the eif3f gene encoding eukaryotic translation initiation factor 3 subunit F, encoding MSVYGPAVKIHPVVLASIGDSYERRNEGASRVIGTLLGTIEKHSVEVTNCFSVPHNESEDEVAVDMEFAKNMYELHKRVSPSEVIIGWYATGFDITEHSVLIHEYYSREATNPIHLTVDTALQSGKMNIRAYVSAQMGVPGKTVGVMFTPLSVKYIYYDTERIGVDLLQRTRVTPSRTKGLTSDLSQVGGSASRVQDMLATVLTYIEDVLSGKATADNSVGRFLMDLINKVPTISAEDFETMLNSNINDLLMVTYLSNLTQAQIALNEKLVLL
- the apooa gene encoding apolipoprotein O, a, which produces MLPAVFATTEDNKPVPIVVDRDALSLYTTPKETFNYVETEAGKLESGIAGIRTSLEPYSAWCQDVYGNIRPKVQRVTRFGNEVCAYLRQPPDGFYPRAGIIGFAGVVGFFLARGSRIKRVIYPAGLIAIGSTLYYPEQAVAIGKSTGDSVYDCALQGYVALDKLVRPGKKQNSPSDPKP